GCGCGTGTAGTTCTCCTTGGCGACGACGAGGGCCATCTCCGCATCGGGGGCGTGCACATCGCCGACGTGGACGTGGGGGTCCCGCGTGCGCGCTTGGAGGAACACCGCCCACACGTCGTGCGGCGCGTCCAGGCGTCGCTCCCAGATCGCATCTCGCTCGGCCGCGGTTTCCGCCCTTCGCTCCGTGGTCATGCCGCGGCCGCCCATCGGCTGACTGCTTCCCGGATCCAGGCGTGCTGGCGATAGAATTGTTGCCGGAGCCCGAGGCGTTCCGCGCTCTTCGGCCCGCCGTTGCGGCCCACCCGTTTCAGTTCCTCCCAGTCGGGCTCGGTGTAGACGTACCGCTCCTCCGCCTCTACCCAACGCAGGTGGGGGTCGGGGACTTCGAGCCCGTACTCGAGGATGATCGGAATAAAGCGACGCAGGAACTGCTGGCGGAGTTCTTCGTTGGACTTAACCTTGATCCGCCAGGCCAGCATCTTCGCGGTGTGGGGTGAGACCCGATCGGGCATCCCGAAGAAATGCATGATCGGGGTCCACCACCGCCGCAACGCGTCCTGCAACATTGCCCGCTGCCGGGGGGTGCCCTCCGCAAGCGATCGCCATACGTCGAGGCCGAGCTGGATGTGGAAATCTTCCTCATAGCAGATCCGTTTCAGCACCCGCGAATACGGCGCGTAGGAGCAGGACCGCAACGCCCCCTGCGTCTGCATCGCCGCGCCGTCTACGAAAACCTGGATGATCGCGACATCCGCCCAGGTCTCCGCGGGATAATGGAAGACGTTGTGGAAGCGGGCACGACCGGCGACCAGCTCCGCGATCATCTCCTCGCGGGTGCCTCCCAGGGTTTCCGCGACCCGATACAGGAGCATCCCGTGGCCGACTTCGTCCTGCACCTTCGCCGTGAGCGCCATTTTCCGGGCCAAGGTCGGAGCCCGCGGGATCCATTCCCGCTCGGGGAGCGCCCCCATGATCTCGGAGTTCGCGTGCATCTGGATCAGGCGCCTGGCTTCGAACCGGTATTCCTCCGGTATCCACTCCCCGGCTTCGATTTGATCTCCCGCCGCAATCCGTTCGGTGAAGCGGGCGAGGAGCACCGGATCGTCTTGGGTGTCTGGGCGCGTGTCCACGGTGGGTCACCTACATGTGACAGTTTTTGTGCGATCGGTCAATTCTCGTCACATATAGTATCCGCGCCACTGAGGGATCTGTCAATCGACAAAATGTCAGGGTAGGTCAATCGCCGTACTTTTCCCGGAGCCGCTTGGAAAGGCGGAGCATCAACTGCATCCGTTCGAACTGGCCGGCCCATTCCGCCGTCACCGCCGAGAGCAGCGCGGGGCCCGGCGGGACGATCCCCGTGGGGCACGCCGGGCCGAGCCGGTCGGCGGCCATCTGCCGGTAGGTTGCCAGGGTGCGGTCGCCGTACCGGCCGCACTCGTGGTCGTCTTCGCTCAGGAAGATCACTGCCGGGACGCGCCGGCCGGCGTTCATCGACAAGGCATCCTGCGCGGCGGGCTGAACGTCCCGATCGACGAATCGCAGGCCGATCTTGGGATTCTGCTCGGCGATGCGCGCCAGGATGGGGCACTGGTTCACGCAGTCGCCGCACCAAGCGCCGGCGACGCACAGCACGCGCATCTCACGGACGAAACCGGCAAGCAGCTCTCGGTGCTCGCCGGTCAGGCTGACGCTGTCGTAGACGGCCTGCCAGCGCTTCTGCTGATCCGGGGTGGCATGCTTCGCGAGGAAATCGCGGTAGCTCAGACCTTCGGCAAAGACCTTGCCCCATTCCATCAGTTGAGCCCCCTCTCCACCGGGCGTGATCTGATATGGTCGAACGCCGACGATCGTTGCCCAATTTCCCCTGCCCGCCCTCGCCGGTGAGCGGAGCTGGGCGAGGGCGCCTGGTCGAGGAGAGGGTGGTGCGTGCCCCGAATCCCTTTCGCATGAAAATCGCCTCGATCGTCTGCACGCCGCTGGCGGCGACCCCGCCTCGGCCGGTGCAGTTTTCCATCGGCACCTTCTCGACGTTCTATGCGGCGCTTGTGGAAGTCCGCACCGATGGTGGGCTGGTGGGTGTCGGAGAGTGCATCGTCCGCCGCGCTCCGGAGGTCGTGACCACGATCGTGGACCGTCTGCTGGCGCCTCCGCTCATCGGTCGTGACCCCTGGGACGTGGAGGGCCTCTGGGATGACATGCTCACCCTGCTTCGACGGTGGGGGCATTCACGCGGGTTCGTGGTCGAAGCGATGAGCGGGATCGACATCGCGCTGTGGGACCTGCTCGCCCGATCCGTGGACAAGCCCCTCTACAAGTTCCTCGGGGGGGCGGGGCGCGACCGGGTGCGGTGTTACGTCTCCAAGGTGTATTTTGACGAAATCCCCAGGATGGCGGACGAAGCCCGGAAACTCGTCGCCGCGGGACACACCGCGATCAAGGTGCAGCTGGGATGGCCGTCGGCCCGCGGCGGTCACCACGCCGACGTGCAGACCGTGCGCGCGATCCGCGAGGCGGTCGGCCCCCGGGTGGAGATCATGCTCGACGCCAACGGCGCGTATGACGTCGGCACCGCCGTCCGCGTGGGGCGCCAATTGGAAGAGTTCAACGTCGCCTGGTTGGAGGAGCCGGTGCCGGCGGACGATCTAGAGGGGTACGCCCACCTTCGGCGCTCGGTGCGGATTCCGCTCGCTGCGGGGGAGACGGAGTTCGGTCTGTACGG
This genomic stretch from bacterium harbors:
- a CDS encoding mandelate racemase/muconate lactonizing enzyme family protein, whose protein sequence is MRAPNPFRMKIASIVCTPLAATPPRPVQFSIGTFSTFYAALVEVRTDGGLVGVGECIVRRAPEVVTTIVDRLLAPPLIGRDPWDVEGLWDDMLTLLRRWGHSRGFVVEAMSGIDIALWDLLARSVDKPLYKFLGGAGRDRVRCYVSKVYFDEIPRMADEARKLVAAGHTAIKVQLGWPSARGGHHADVQTVRAIREAVGPRVEIMLDANGAYDVGTAVRVGRQLEEFNVAWLEEPVPADDLEGYAHLRRSVRIPLAAGETEFGLYGFRDLIARGCVDVLQPEVARIGGVTAARRLWALAHAHNLLYAPHTGFSGGVAHLASLHLAAAAPNFYTYEYMGTAYIQNPLRDIFTVPFPAPQDGLIALPQAPGLGLDVDREAIRRYAMR
- the paaA gene encoding 1,2-phenylacetyl-CoA epoxidase subunit PaaA, translated to MDTRPDTQDDPVLLARFTERIAAGDQIEAGEWIPEEYRFEARRLIQMHANSEIMGALPEREWIPRAPTLARKMALTAKVQDEVGHGMLLYRVAETLGGTREEMIAELVAGRARFHNVFHYPAETWADVAIIQVFVDGAAMQTQGALRSCSYAPYSRVLKRICYEEDFHIQLGLDVWRSLAEGTPRQRAMLQDALRRWWTPIMHFFGMPDRVSPHTAKMLAWRIKVKSNEELRQQFLRRFIPIILEYGLEVPDPHLRWVEAEERYVYTEPDWEELKRVGRNGGPKSAERLGLRQQFYRQHAWIREAVSRWAAAA
- a CDS encoding thioredoxin family protein — encoded protein: MEWGKVFAEGLSYRDFLAKHATPDQQKRWQAVYDSVSLTGEHRELLAGFVREMRVLCVAGAWCGDCVNQCPILARIAEQNPKIGLRFVDRDVQPAAQDALSMNAGRRVPAVIFLSEDDHECGRYGDRTLATYRQMAADRLGPACPTGIVPPGPALLSAVTAEWAGQFERMQLMLRLSKRLREKYGD